TTTTTAGAGAGTAACGCTCCAAAATATCTTTAAGATAAATTTCATCAAATAGCGATGTTAAATATTTTGTTTTTTCAATATCTGATTTTAAAAGTTGGACATACGGCATTCCACCATACATCAAATATTCTGAAAGTAAATCTTCAAAATCACCTTTTTTATAATCGTAAAATTCTTTGAATGACAGCGGTCTCACATGAATTTCATCGCCGCGCCCGCGAAATTCAGTTAATACATCGGATGACAATAATTTTGAATTGCTGCCTGTTACATAGGTATCCACATTTTCGTGTTTTAAAAGTCCATTTAACACTTCATAAAACGAAACAGAATCATTTTCAACATAGGGATTTTTCACTTTTTTGCAAAATTGAATTTCATCGATGAATACATAATAATTCAAATTGTCTTTAATTTGGGAACGGATATATTCGCCTAATTTAAGAGGGTTTCTGTAGGCTAAAAAATCGGTGTCATCAAGTTGAATGCAGATAATGTGGTCTGAAGAAACCCCTAGGTCTAATAATTTTTGCTTATACAGATTGAACAAAAGGTAAGATTTTCCAGAACGTCTCACCCCGGTAATTACTTTGATGAGGTGATTGTCTTTTTTGTTCAGCAGCTGCTCTAAGTATTTCTTCCGTTCAATCATTTTCACTCCATTTTTTTGTAGAAATCTACATTTTTATGGAGTACAAAGGGCTGATTTTGCTGTTTTTGTCCCTTTCTACTCCATTTTTTTGTAGAAATCTACATTTTTATGGAGTGGAATCAGGCATCTCGTCAATAGCTACGAAAAGTTAAAACTTGAAAAATTCTGCGGGGTCTGTTCCAAACGCATTTCCAAGCTTCACAGCCATTTTTCGTGAAACTGCACGCCGTGCATTTTCTAAATCGCAGACAACTTGCACAGAAACATCCAGTTTTTGGGCAAGGTCAGATTGAGTCCATCCACGCATATCGCGATTGATAAAAATAGCCTCTGCGGGCGATGTATTTTCGCGAACTTCTGTAAGTTCAGGAATTTCTTCGGGAGTATAAGAATCTTTTTCGATTTCTACACCGCCAAAATTTTCCTTCAAAAAATCAATAAGCGACTGCGGAATCTTTTTCGCACGAACTTCAATATGGGGCTTTTTCGCGACTGCCAACATAATAAACCTCAACGATAAACAATAGAAATAAATTCCTTCGGAAGTTCCTTGCAAAGCCAGACTTTATCATTTCCGATATAAAATTGCACGCCCGATTTTTGCGCAGCGGCTGCATCGATTTTTAAAAGGATCACAAATCCCTATTCATCAAGTTCTAATTCATATTCCCAAGGCGCATGGCGAAGCGCATAAGAAATTTCTTTGGAAAGCTCGACTAAGTTCATTTTGATTCCTCCAGTTTTTGAAGATCACTATCGTAATACCAGCAAGTGGATTTTCTGTCACCATAATCAACCATATAGCGAAAACATTCTCTAGAAAAATGATATGTGACACTGTATACGCGTCCTATCTTATTTTTTGCAGGGATGCATACTCTATCATTTGTAATATATGTGGGCTTTCCAATGACTGCAAAACCATCCCTTTTAATTTCAATCGTTTTATAACCGATTGATTCATTCGTTGATTGAATGGTTAAAATGTCACCCTTTTCTTGAACAACAATGAAATGACCGTACCACCACCC
The window above is part of the Hallerella porci genome. Proteins encoded here:
- a CDS encoding ATP-binding protein, with translation MIERKKYLEQLLNKKDNHLIKVITGVRRSGKSYLLFNLYKQKLLDLGVSSDHIICIQLDDTDFLAYRNPLKLGEYIRSQIKDNLNYYVFIDEIQFCKKVKNPYVENDSVSFYEVLNGLLKHENVDTYVTGSNSKLLSSDVLTEFRGRGDEIHVRPLSFKEFYDYKKGDFEDLLSEYLMYGGMPYVQLLKSDIEKTKYLTSLFDEIYLKDILERYSLKSEKELDTLVNVLASAIGSFTNPSKISATFKSKSNLIYSQKTIANHIGFLKDSFIISETLRYDVKGRKYIGANSKFYFVDTGLRNAKIGFRQFEITHLMENLIYNELLVRGFQVDVGIVEDYSKINGKSQRKQLEVDFIAKKGNQTYYIQSAYKLDSIEKEHQEKASLLAIHDSFQKIIITYDRIPRHYDDNGFLRLSLKDFLLNDSFFP
- a CDS encoding helix-turn-helix domain-containing protein produces the protein MLAVAKKPHIEVRAKKIPQSLIDFLKENFGGVEIEKDSYTPEEIPELTEVRENTSPAEAIFINRDMRGWTQSDLAQKLDVSVQVVCDLENARRAVSRKMAVKLGNAFGTDPAEFFKF
- a CDS encoding RNA 2'-phosphotransferase family protein, translated to MILLKIDAAAAQKSGVQFYIGNDKVWLCKELPKEFISIVYR